The Oncorhynchus nerka isolate Pitt River linkage group LG12, Oner_Uvic_2.0, whole genome shotgun sequence genome contains the following window.
TTGACTTGTGAAAGCCGGTTCCTGTTGTGAGTCTATATTGTGTTCATAGAGGAAAATGAGGACTTGCAGAGATGTAAGTCGATTCAAACATTGTTAGCACATAAAATGCACATTTATTTACTGTGCTGTATTCCTCTGAGCATTCCAcccaaaacacacacaagcactccTGAGTGCATTCCCTGATTTGGCTCGATGTCTGGAATTAAATCATTTCAGTTTGAATTGCGGCCTCATTCAGCGAGGGTATCGGACTGAGAGGATCACATACAAACACTATCTTTTAGCATGATGTCGTCTTCAAATCTGGTGGAGAAGTTTGTCAGCTGCTTGATGAAAATCTTCCACCTCCGTGACAATGCTGCGGCCTGGACCCTCTGCCTGTCGTTTCCAAATCGAATGACTCAAGCTTCCTAGTGAAGGCCTCAAGTTTTTCCACCATGTCCACAACAGTTTTCCCTCTTCCTTGTAACTACATATTTAACCTGTTTAAGTGACAGAATATGTCAGccaaaaaaggtgtgtgtgtgtgtagcttgcAGTTAAGGCTTCAATGTTTCTGTGTTGGGCCTCTGTCTGGGACGGGAAGGCCACTTTGAAATTCCATGCTTCGACTCAGAATGACGTCTGAGATTTAATAATTTGCTAACAGCAACATAATCATTGCAAATACGACACACTTGCTTGGCATTGGGTAAATATGGAAAGATGAACGCATAAACTCTCTGTACGTTCTTCCCAGAAACTTCCATTTTCATTTTCCGCCTTTCTTTTGATACTTTTTGAGAGCGACATTTTCTCTTGCTATCCAGCTAATTGTTTTGAAAGAATGTTGACGTTAGAAAAAGTAGTGTAGCCTACTGTAGGCTACGTAGACCTGTTTTTCCCCACCAATCAACGCACTTAGAAATAGACAAAAATAATAATTGAATAGAGACCATGGTGATTTTATGAGCTTAATCAGATTGAAATTATTATGTTATTGTCACTGAATGTATTATGTACTAATCATATGTGTAAAATGTTTTTCAATTTGTAGTGTAGGCCAATTAATTGTGGTAATATTATATACTAATTATGATCTGGCCCGCTGACTATTAGTTGATAAAATTGTTGGGACAAAGGCGAAACCTAGTTGACCAAcactggtgtaggctatattgcatggatttattagactttctGACATGAAAATGTTCCAAAGTTCTGCATCAGGCTGTGTGTGATAGcaaggagatgctaaatgtgtttgttaattaatGGTAAATTACTGTGAGACCGGAAGTTATTATTATCACTGGCTGACCAAATTTCATGACCGGCACAACcctaggtgtgaatactttctgaaggcactgtacacactgagtgcacaaaacattaattaggaacaccttcctaatattgagttgcacccccttttgccctcagaacagttcaactcgtcagggcatggactccacaaggtgacGAAAGCGTTCCAATTatgctggcccgtgttgactccaatgcttcccaccgtTGTCTCGTTGGGTGATGGAATATTATGGATAATATGgcaaaactgttgagtgtgaaaaccccagcagctgCAATTTTTAACACACTCAAACCAGagtgcctggcacctaccaccataccctgttcaaaggcacttaagtattttgtcttgcccattcaccctctgaatggcacacatacacaactcaTGTCTCAGGGCTTACATATCCttatttaacatgtctcctccccttcatctacacttattgaagtggatttaacaggtgtcatcaataagggatcacagttTTTACCTGGTCAATATGTCATGGAAGagcatgttcctaatgttttgtacactcagtgtatctcTCCATGGTCCTGATCATGAGTGGTGTTTAGCAATGCCCTATGCTTGTTGCCATGGTGACAGCCATGTGAGTGGAAGCTTGTCATTTTGATATACTGCTGTCAGCAGAACGGCAGAGAAATCAATGCTGGGACATTGGCAGAGGCTGCAGGAGGCAAGAAGGGGGGAGTAGTGTTCTTTTGAATGCTACCCTCCAGTCTCCAGTGGCCATACGACAAGGCAAGGTAAAAGGTATCTTTGTAGAATTGCTGTCATAGCATGTCATTTTGGTTGTAGTGATCTTAATAATCTGTCTAGGTTACAGTGTGCATTTACTATGTATGAGCACTtgcgtatgtgtgtatgtgctgaATTACGCTGGTCCTCTTTTTTTTCCACCCATTTGCCCCAGCCCTTTGCATTACTGGGTGTGTTTGGGCCGGCCCAGCTCTTCTCATGGTTTGTGTTGCAGTAATCAGGCGGAACTGTGAAATCCTATGCTGAGTATGCAGGTCTGCTACACGGTGCAATCAAGTACAGTCGAACCATTTCTCACTCTCTGTGGACTACACTCTTTCACCATCTTCTCGGTCCTTATGTGTTCTCAACAGTTACTGAAATGTTTGCTGATCCTCAGAATCACTTTGAGGTCAGTCAGTAATCATTTCTAATTTTGTTGCAACTCTGTTCTTTTTTTCTTTCAGGTGATAGACACCCATGTTGACCATCAAGCTGAGGGGAGTTGAAGGAATAAGAACCAACCAAAGAAAAAGGGAGAAGACATTGtgtggagaggagaaagggactgAACATAACTCAACATTACGGACTTGTGACTCATCATTTTAACCAGAGAAGGACTGCCACACAAATGTGGACCTCCCAAAAAGTAGTAAAATAATTTCCCCTTTCCATATAGAAGACAACAGCAATAATATCTGTGATGTctgaaaacaaagacataacgaaTCGCCACCTGCGGCACAAGCTGCAAAGCCTGGGACGGCGGCTGGATGAGCTTGAGGAGGCCACCAACAAGCTCCAGAAGTCTGAAGATGAGCTGCTGGATCTGCAGGACAAAATCATCCAGGCAGAGGGCAGCAACTCCTCCATGCTGGGCGATGTAGAGGCGCTGCGCAAGCGGCTGCTGAGGATTGAAGGCAAAGACGAGGAGGTGTGCAAGGCAGAGGATCTCTGCCGCACAGTGAGGGAgaaactggaggaggaggagagcttgACCAAGGACCTAAAGTCTGAGATTGAGCGCCTGCAGAGGAGGATGGCTGAGTTGGAGAAGTTGGAAGAGGCCTTCGGCAAGAGCAAGTCAGACTGCAGCCAGCTCTGCCTCAATCTCAATGAAGAGAAGAACCTGACCCGGAAGCTCTCCTCTGAGCTTGAGGCCCTCAAGGCCCGTGTGATGGAAGTGGATGCATCAGAGGTAAGGCTGGACCGGGCTGAGAAGTTTCTGGCAGGGGAGCTGGAGCAGCTCAAGGGTCTCACTCAGACTTTTGTGAGTGAGAGGAAGAGGCTCCTGGAGAAGCAAAGGGAGGATGAGAAGCTTATACTAAAACTGACAGAAAAGCTGGATTGTCAGAAGAACAGGATCGGCCGAGCAGATCCCAGCCGCACAGACTTGAGGGACCTCCGCATTGAAGATGACCTCTCATCTGGCCTGACTAGCAAGCTGGGGCGCAAGAAGAGTGTGGACTACCTGAAACTGGGCGATGACGTTGGGCTAAGGAATAAGTCAGAAAACGAGAAGAACAGCCTTGATGGCCAggaagacaacaaagtcaaggaactCACCCAGGAAGTTGAGAGGCTGAAGAACCGGCTGAAGCAACTGGAACTAGTGGAGGAGGATCTCAAGAACACAGAGTCAAAGAGCGGAGAGCTGCAGGAGAAGTTCCAACAGGAGAGGTCCCGCAGCCGAGCTCTCAGCGATCAGGTGGAGCAGCTTAGAATGCAGCTGTGCAGTCACGGCAATGGAGGGCTTAGCAGTCCAGCAAAGGTCCTTGAGAATGGCAAGGCAGAAAATGAAGAGATCAATGTCCGGGGTGGGTTCAGGAAGGACAAGCCTAAGTACAGGAGTGCTGCAGAGCCAGCCGCCCCCAAGTACAAGAGCAGAGAGCTGTCCCCGCAGCACAAGAGGGAGACCAAGCTGAGGAGCAAAGAGCTGAGCAACTCCGAGGAAACTTCTCCAAAGTCTGTCAGGAGGGCACTCAGTCCTTCACACAAGAGCAGGAGGACACCAAAGACTGGATCCTCAACTGCCTCTGACAATGTAGTGAAAGAAATAGGTAGAAGGGTGGAGGACAAAACAACAAGGGGAGGAGCCCATACTCCTGTTAGCACGTCTTTGAGTGACAGCAAGAAGGTCTCGGTTCTTAATCGCTACCCTCCAGCAGCTAATGACCAGAAGCCATGGAAGACATCTCAGAAGCCAAGTGAGAGTGAAAGCAAAAAGAGCCAAGTGGATAAGTTTTCTAGATTGAATGTTGGTTGTGACAGTGAGTCAAACAATTCTGTTGTGGTGCCTGAAAGCTCAAGCAAGACCAACACAGTCTCCCCTCCTGAAAAGGATGCTTCTGCGTCTGACCTGGTGTCTGTGGACCTGGTTCAAGAGGCTCCTCCAGTGTCAAACCTCTCACAGGCCAATGGGTCGTACACTGCCTACAAGTCCCATGTGTCCCCGCTGGTCAGTGATCATGGCTCTGAGGGTCACTCTTCAGCCTCTGAGACTGAA
Protein-coding sequences here:
- the LOC115138295 gene encoding leucine zipper protein 1-like — encoded protein: MSENKDITNRHLRHKLQSLGRRLDELEEATNKLQKSEDELLDLQDKIIQAEGSNSSMLGDVEALRKRLLRIEGKDEEVCKAEDLCRTVREKLEEEESLTKDLKSEIERLQRRMAELEKLEEAFGKSKSDCSQLCLNLNEEKNLTRKLSSELEALKARVMEVDASEVRLDRAEKFLAGELEQLKGLTQTFVSERKRLLEKQREDEKLILKLTEKLDCQKNRIGRADPSRTDLRDLRIEDDLSSGLTSKLGRKKSVDYLKLGDDVGLRNKSENEKNSLDGQEDNKVKELTQEVERLKNRLKQLELVEEDLKNTESKSGELQEKFQQERSRSRALSDQVEQLRMQLCSHGNGGLSSPAKVLENGKAENEEINVRGGFRKDKPKYRSAAEPAAPKYKSRELSPQHKRETKLRSKELSNSEETSPKSVRRALSPSHKSRRTPKTGSSTASDNVVKEIGRRVEDKTTRGGAHTPVSTSLSDSKKVSVLNRYPPAANDQKPWKTSQKPSESESKKSQVDKFSRLNVGCDSESNNSVVVPESSSKTNTVSPPEKDASASDLVSVDLVQEAPPVSNLSQANGSYTAYKSHVSPLVSDHGSEGHSSASETESTGSRPSEPEPVSEVAALSSRTSNPPKYSRYSRLQDSQSEGSSTRSSIDEEQNRLLMAEGGYLEPTHAPAGMEVRRVCSPREALRSKAVIKPAIVEIDRKEVMISGVGAEFLTSNGKPKISTKPVVTTNKMTSSITIYPNDPSSSRTSSRSSSVSSEPPVKERHTSTSNIVIGPSEHRGNISIPYEISIPKSEITLRPSIDGPDETDQPGVLGMARAETHLRPRSSFSLQSPETISDFNNDTESGFESSSSSTTTVTSWRRYHGHHTSQDDGLPEMRNLTVRSTWRNRGAASVDEPGQGARLEGVGSEDELESATTWRAYRATTVLDKEEKVNATGASTSRAAKPSPAELYMRRIKNSVVTTRDIAEPVRRSKSSLSPTEGVMQRSIPHEPVSSQELTPRQTQPMAADNTNPSSWSRRTRPAPSDLGTYERERVRSSRPDLGASRGTGTTASRPELWSSRGQAGHTERMTGRGNRPWSNRQTDN